The stretch of DNA CTCTATGATCAGAAAGTGTTAGAACTCTATCTATGTTATTACTCTGACAAAATCTTGCCATAGCAAAAGGTAAATCCATACTTATATTTATTATTTGTATATTATTGTGTAGTTTAGTAGCCTCCTCATTGAATCTTTTAACCTGAGCATCACATACCGGTGTGTCAAGTGAGGGAGTTGTAGAAAATAATTTTATCTTACCCCTAAAATCATCTAAGCTTTTCTCTTTTAGGTTATTATCAACGACGGTAAAATCAGGTGCTTTATCACCAACCTTAAGTTCGGCTCCAACTAACGTTAATGGTTGCCCTTTCAT from Deferribacterota bacterium encodes:
- the tpx gene encoding thiol peroxidase — protein: MEQKNAITMKGQPLTLVGAELKVGDKAPDFTVVDNNLKEKSLDDFRGKIKLFSTTPSLDTPVCDAQVKRFNEEATKLHNNIQIINISMDLPFAMARFCQSNNIDRVLTLSDHREASFGLNYGVLIKELRLLARAIFIVDSNDIIKYIEIVKEATNHPDYDRAINSLKEIS